One genomic window of Streptomyces sp. NBC_01498 includes the following:
- a CDS encoding 3-hydroxyacyl-CoA dehydrogenase: MTAIERSRVVAVVGTGTMGQGIAQVALVAGHPVRLYDALPGRALEAARAVGARLDRLTEKGRLDAGARDSAKARLLPAAELTDLADAALVVEAVLERLTVKQELFAALEDIVGEDCVLATNTSSLSVTAVAGPLRHPGRVVGLHFFNPAPLMPLVEVVSGHATDEPAATRARETAAAWGKTPVRCADTPGFVVNRVARPFYAEALRVHEERAADPATIDAVLRESGGFRMGPFELTDLIGQDVNEAVTRSVWESFFQDARFTPSLAQRRLVESGRLGRKSGRGWFSYEDGAPAPVPHTAPPADPPSSVVVRGEPAGAATLLELIEEAGIELIRKEDAPPGLPGRLELPCGTALSLTDGAAADSSGEPLIHFDLALDFRTATRTALAASASVPDESLRTAVGLFQALGKRVSVIADVPGMIVARTVAMLVDFALDAEARGVASAEDIDTAMRLGVNYPRGPLDWGTELGAGRILRLLERLHEEYPTGRYAASRALRRLAAAEAVREGAGA; the protein is encoded by the coding sequence ATGACAGCAATCGAGCGCTCCCGCGTCGTCGCGGTGGTCGGCACCGGCACGATGGGGCAGGGCATCGCCCAGGTGGCTCTCGTCGCCGGCCACCCCGTGCGCCTCTACGACGCCCTGCCCGGCCGCGCCCTCGAAGCGGCCCGCGCCGTCGGCGCCCGGCTGGACCGGCTGACCGAGAAGGGCCGGCTGGACGCCGGTGCCCGCGACAGCGCCAAGGCCCGGCTGCTCCCCGCCGCCGAACTGACCGACCTCGCGGACGCCGCGCTCGTCGTCGAAGCCGTCCTGGAGCGACTGACCGTCAAACAGGAGCTGTTCGCGGCGCTGGAGGACATCGTCGGCGAGGACTGCGTGCTCGCCACCAACACCTCCTCCCTCTCCGTCACGGCCGTCGCCGGTCCCCTGCGCCACCCCGGCCGTGTCGTCGGCCTGCACTTCTTCAACCCCGCGCCGCTCATGCCGCTGGTCGAGGTCGTCAGCGGCCACGCCACCGACGAGCCGGCGGCCACCCGCGCCCGGGAGACGGCCGCGGCCTGGGGCAAGACACCGGTCCGCTGCGCCGACACCCCCGGCTTCGTCGTCAACCGCGTCGCCCGTCCCTTCTACGCCGAGGCGCTGCGGGTCCACGAGGAGCGGGCCGCCGACCCGGCGACCATCGACGCCGTCCTGCGCGAGTCCGGCGGCTTCCGGATGGGCCCCTTCGAACTGACCGACCTGATCGGCCAGGACGTCAACGAGGCGGTCACCCGGTCCGTGTGGGAGTCCTTCTTCCAGGACGCCCGGTTCACGCCCTCGCTGGCCCAGCGGCGCCTCGTGGAGTCGGGCCGGCTCGGCCGCAAGTCGGGGCGCGGCTGGTTCTCGTACGAGGACGGCGCCCCCGCGCCCGTACCGCACACCGCGCCGCCCGCCGACCCGCCGTCGTCCGTCGTCGTCCGGGGCGAGCCGGCCGGGGCGGCGACGCTCCTCGAACTGATCGAGGAGGCCGGGATCGAGCTCATACGTAAAGAGGACGCGCCCCCCGGACTCCCCGGCCGGCTCGAACTGCCCTGCGGCACCGCGCTGTCCCTCACGGACGGCGCCGCCGCCGACAGCTCCGGCGAGCCTCTGATCCACTTCGACCTCGCGCTGGACTTCCGCACCGCGACCAGGACGGCCCTGGCGGCGTCCGCCTCGGTGCCCGACGAGTCGCTCCGTACGGCCGTCGGCCTCTTCCAGGCGCTCGGCAAGCGGGTCAGTGTGATCGCCGACGTCCCCGGCATGATCGTGGCGCGTACGGTCGCCATGCTCGTGGACTTCGCGCTGGACGCCGAGGCGCGGGGCGTCGCGTCCGCCGAGGACATCGACACCGCCATGCGGCTCGGCGTGAACTACCCGCGCGGGCCGCTCGACTGGGGCACGGAGCTGGGGGCGGGCCGGATCCTGCGGCTGCTGGAGCGGCTGCACGAGGAGTACCCGACGGGCCGGTACGCCGCCTCACGGGCCCTGCGCCGCCTTGCCGCCGCCGAGGCCGTACGGGAAGGGGCGGGCGCATGA
- a CDS encoding TrmH family RNA methyltransferase gives MNDSDAAHALRLWHETAPGAVVLDGFHALKHALRFGAGVRLAVTSDKESVLALAAELADDVTGTLRRCLVEVPAAELRALVPQVHPTRVVALAVRPGRPENLARLAAAPRRSPVVVLDNPRNLGNVGAVVRLAAGFGATGVVTTGDLDPWHPNVVRAGAGLHFATAVERLPPDAFPPGPLYALDPEGADIRAVSIPDDALLAFGSERHGLSAELRGRADTLLALPMRPQVSSYNLATSVAMTLFHWGGPN, from the coding sequence ATGAACGACTCCGACGCCGCGCACGCCCTGCGGCTGTGGCACGAGACCGCGCCGGGAGCCGTCGTCCTCGACGGCTTCCACGCGCTGAAGCACGCCCTGCGGTTCGGGGCCGGCGTAAGGCTCGCCGTCACCAGTGACAAGGAGTCCGTGCTCGCCCTCGCGGCCGAACTCGCCGACGACGTGACCGGCACCCTGCGGCGGTGTCTCGTGGAGGTGCCCGCCGCCGAGCTGCGCGCCCTGGTGCCGCAGGTGCACCCGACGCGGGTGGTGGCGCTCGCCGTCAGACCCGGGCGCCCGGAGAACCTGGCGAGGCTGGCCGCCGCCCCCCGGCGCTCCCCGGTCGTCGTCCTCGACAATCCGCGCAACCTCGGGAACGTGGGCGCGGTGGTGCGCCTCGCGGCCGGTTTCGGCGCGACCGGCGTGGTGACCACCGGGGACCTCGATCCCTGGCACCCGAACGTCGTCCGCGCGGGCGCCGGGCTGCACTTCGCCACCGCCGTGGAACGGCTGCCCCCGGACGCGTTCCCCCCGGGCCCGCTGTACGCCCTGGACCCGGAGGGCGCCGACATCCGCGCCGTGAGCATCCCCGACGACGCGCTGCTCGCCTTCGGCTCGGAGCGCCACGGGCTCTCCGCCGAACTGCGCGGGAGGGCCGACACATTGCTGGCCCTGCCGATGCGGCCCCAGGTCTCCAGCTACAACCTCGCCACCAGCGTGGCCATGACCCTGTTCCACTGGGGCGGGCCGAACTGA
- the paaN gene encoding phenylacetic acid degradation protein PaaN: MAAQLSPQQLTEKHRPTLDRALDAIGTRAYWSPHPEHPKAYGESAPADGLAAFQALRDTRFDLDQPGTDGWTGGETSPYGPELGVEYPHADPDVLLPAMRAGMGAWRAAGPETRALVSLEILARISARTHEFAHAVMHTSGQAFMMAFQAGGPHAQDRGLEAVAYAYREQTRTPADADWSKPQGKRAPLELRKSFTTAPRGISLLIGCNTFPTWNGYPGLFASLATGNPVLVKPHPRAVLPLALTVRVAREVLAEAGFDPNLVALAAERPGEGIAKTLAVRPEIKIIDYTGSTAFGDWLEVNARQAQVYTEKAGVNTVVVDSTDNYRGMLANLAFSLSLYSGQMCTTPQNLLIPRDGITTDAGPKSFDEVVADLAASVSGLLGDDARANGLLGALVNPDVRARLDGAAALGEVALASREIAHPDFPDAVVRTPVIVTSDGSRKQWDAAEGANGSEAPYLSECFGPVSFAVAVDSTEEALELLRRTVRDKGAMTVGAYTTSAETERAVEDVCLEELAQLSLNLTGGVYVNQTAAFSDFHGSGGNPAANAALCDAAFVANRFRTVEVRRQA; this comes from the coding sequence ATGGCCGCCCAGCTCAGCCCCCAGCAGCTCACCGAGAAGCACCGGCCCACGCTCGACCGGGCCCTCGACGCGATTGGTACGCGCGCCTACTGGTCGCCCCATCCCGAGCACCCGAAGGCGTACGGCGAGAGCGCGCCCGCCGACGGCCTGGCCGCGTTCCAGGCCCTGCGCGACACCCGTTTCGACCTGGACCAGCCGGGCACCGACGGCTGGACGGGCGGCGAGACCTCGCCCTACGGCCCCGAGCTGGGCGTCGAGTATCCGCACGCCGATCCGGACGTCCTGCTGCCCGCCATGCGCGCGGGCATGGGCGCCTGGCGCGCGGCGGGTCCGGAGACGCGCGCCCTGGTGAGCCTGGAGATCCTGGCGCGGATCAGCGCCCGTACCCACGAGTTCGCCCACGCCGTGATGCACACCAGCGGCCAGGCGTTCATGATGGCGTTCCAGGCGGGCGGCCCGCACGCGCAGGACCGCGGCCTGGAGGCGGTGGCGTACGCGTACCGAGAGCAGACCCGTACGCCCGCCGACGCCGACTGGTCCAAGCCGCAGGGCAAGCGCGCTCCCCTGGAGCTGCGGAAGTCCTTCACCACGGCGCCGCGCGGCATTTCGCTGCTGATCGGCTGCAACACCTTCCCGACGTGGAACGGCTATCCGGGCCTGTTCGCCTCGCTGGCCACCGGCAACCCGGTCCTCGTCAAGCCGCACCCGCGCGCGGTGCTGCCCCTCGCGCTCACGGTGCGGGTGGCCCGCGAGGTCCTGGCCGAGGCCGGTTTCGACCCGAACCTGGTCGCGCTGGCCGCCGAGCGCCCCGGCGAGGGCATCGCCAAGACCCTGGCCGTGCGGCCCGAGATCAAGATCATCGACTACACGGGTTCCACCGCCTTCGGCGACTGGCTTGAGGTCAACGCCCGCCAGGCGCAGGTCTACACGGAGAAGGCCGGCGTCAACACGGTCGTCGTGGACTCCACCGACAACTACCGGGGCATGCTCGCCAACCTGGCGTTCTCCCTCTCGCTGTACAGCGGCCAGATGTGCACCACCCCGCAGAATCTCCTGATCCCGCGCGACGGCATCACGACGGACGCGGGCCCGAAGTCGTTCGACGAGGTCGTGGCCGACCTGGCCGCCTCCGTGAGCGGTCTGCTCGGCGACGACGCGCGCGCCAACGGCCTGCTCGGCGCCCTGGTCAACCCGGATGTGAGGGCGAGGCTGGACGGCGCCGCCGCGCTGGGCGAGGTGGCCCTCGCCTCCCGCGAGATCGCCCACCCGGACTTCCCGGACGCGGTGGTCCGCACCCCCGTGATCGTCACGTCCGACGGCTCGCGCAAGCAGTGGGACGCGGCGGAGGGGGCGAACGGCTCCGAGGCGCCGTATCTCAGCGAGTGCTTCGGCCCGGTCTCGTTCGCGGTCGCCGTGGACTCCACCGAGGAGGCGCTGGAGCTGCTGCGCCGCACGGTGCGGGACAAGGGCGCGATGACGGTCGGGGCGTACACGACGTCGGCCGAGACGGAGCGGGCCGTCGAGGACGTCTGTCTGGAGGAGCTGGCGCAGCTGTCGCTGAACCTGACGGGCGGCGTCTATGTGAACCAGACCGCGGCGTTCTCCGACTTCCACGGCTCCGGCGGCAACCCGGCGGCGAACGCGGCGCTGTGCGACGCGGCGTTCGTGGCCAACCGCTTCCGTACGGTGGAGGTCCGCCGCCAGGCGTGA
- a CDS encoding HTTM domain-containing protein, translating into MSRHTHEPTVDRKALLALQRVTSQALGPYQSAIVRIGFAAAWLLFLLRELPHRRELYGPGSPWSWDMAQQLISGNGAFTTLMWSDSGVWFESVYAVAVLSSVLLMLGWRTRTMSVLFMVGVLSLQNRSIFMGDGGDNVIHLMAIYLVLTRCGRVWSLDARREARAARAAATGGAAPVDRVGPVLWAVLGVALLGTLLDRTGGEWWLTALLWALWVSQGLWWAVNRHAPGGELRALLDVVANLVHNATLVVIMAEVCLIYATAGWYKIQGSRWQDGTALYYPLHLDYFAPWPALSDILASSGVIVMALTYGTVMVQVAFPFTLFNRRVKNVLLVAMMLEHAGIAVLLGLPFFSLAMIAADAVFLPTGFLVRVGEAATTLRRRYTARPGDPEPRAPGGSVPDQRRVDDGKALPHDPAPPPPSGPGTDPSLVR; encoded by the coding sequence ATGAGCCGCCACACCCACGAGCCGACCGTCGACCGCAAGGCCCTCCTCGCCCTCCAGCGCGTCACCTCCCAGGCCCTCGGCCCGTACCAGAGCGCGATCGTCCGCATCGGGTTCGCCGCCGCCTGGCTTCTCTTCCTGCTGCGTGAACTGCCCCACCGCCGTGAGCTGTACGGCCCCGGCAGCCCGTGGAGCTGGGACATGGCCCAGCAACTGATCTCCGGCAACGGCGCGTTCACCACACTGATGTGGTCCGACAGCGGCGTCTGGTTCGAGAGCGTGTACGCCGTCGCCGTCCTGTCCAGCGTCCTGCTGATGCTCGGCTGGCGCACCCGCACCATGTCCGTGCTGTTCATGGTGGGCGTGCTGTCCCTCCAGAACCGCAGCATCTTCATGGGCGACGGCGGCGACAACGTCATCCATCTGATGGCGATCTATCTGGTGCTCACCCGCTGCGGCCGGGTCTGGTCGCTCGACGCCCGCCGGGAGGCCCGCGCCGCGCGCGCAGCGGCGACCGGCGGGGCCGCGCCGGTGGACCGGGTCGGGCCGGTCCTGTGGGCCGTGCTCGGTGTGGCCCTGCTGGGCACGCTGCTGGACCGGACCGGCGGCGAGTGGTGGCTGACGGCGCTGCTGTGGGCCCTGTGGGTCTCCCAGGGGCTGTGGTGGGCGGTGAACCGCCACGCGCCCGGCGGTGAGCTGCGCGCGCTGCTGGACGTCGTCGCGAACCTCGTGCACAACGCCACCCTCGTCGTGATCATGGCGGAGGTCTGTCTGATCTACGCCACGGCCGGCTGGTACAAGATCCAGGGCTCGCGCTGGCAGGACGGCACCGCCCTCTACTACCCGTTGCATCTGGACTACTTCGCCCCTTGGCCCGCCCTCTCCGACATCCTGGCGTCCAGCGGTGTGATCGTCATGGCGCTGACGTACGGCACGGTGATGGTGCAGGTCGCGTTCCCGTTCACACTCTTCAACCGGCGCGTCAAGAACGTGCTGCTGGTGGCGATGATGCTGGAGCACGCGGGGATCGCCGTCCTGCTCGGGCTGCCGTTCTTCTCGCTCGCGATGATCGCCGCCGACGCCGTCTTCCTGCCGACGGGTTTCCTGGTCAGGGTCGGCGAGGCGGCGACGACGCTACGACGGCGGTACACCGCCCGGCCGGGGGACCCGGAGCCGCGGGCTCCCGGGGGCTCGGTACCCGACCAGCGCCGGGTGGACGACGGCAAGGCGCTCCCGCACGACCCGGCGCCCCCGCCGCCCTCCGGCCCCGGCACGGACCCCTCGCTGGTGCGCTGA